One Micromonospora sp. FIMYZ51 genomic window carries:
- a CDS encoding ABC transporter permease — MTMIAPDPVAPDPKVDRALNRRRWLGRLRGGSTGRPIWRQPIAAAALVILGGWLLVAICAPLIAPYDPLAQSPDAYAPPSAAHWFGTDSLGRDILSRVIHGARLSIPLALAIVSLALLVGGLLGLIAGYLGRLVDEALMRLTDLVFAFPQIILAMAVTAAFGPNTRNAVLALVIVSWPVYARVIRSAVLSMRGDDYLSAARLLGVGPVRALRRDVLPNSTGPAIVLATLELGNAVLLLAALSFLGLGPRPPAAEWGSMVALGSQDLSMWWVSVFPGLAILTVVMAFNVLGDALRDRLDPRYAKGR; from the coding sequence ATGACGATGATCGCACCCGATCCGGTGGCCCCGGATCCGAAGGTGGACCGGGCGTTGAACCGGCGTCGCTGGCTCGGCCGGCTGCGCGGCGGCTCGACCGGGCGACCGATCTGGCGTCAGCCGATCGCCGCGGCGGCGCTTGTCATCCTCGGTGGATGGCTGCTGGTGGCGATCTGCGCGCCGCTGATCGCCCCGTACGATCCGCTCGCCCAGAGCCCGGATGCGTACGCCCCACCGTCGGCCGCGCACTGGTTCGGCACCGACTCGCTCGGCCGGGACATCCTCAGCCGGGTGATCCACGGCGCCCGGCTCTCCATCCCGCTGGCCCTGGCCATCGTTTCGCTGGCCCTGCTCGTCGGCGGCCTGCTCGGGCTGATCGCCGGCTACCTCGGCCGGCTCGTCGACGAGGCGCTGATGCGCCTGACCGACCTGGTGTTCGCCTTCCCGCAGATCATCCTGGCGATGGCGGTGACCGCCGCGTTCGGCCCGAACACCCGCAACGCGGTGCTCGCCCTGGTGATCGTCTCCTGGCCGGTGTACGCGCGGGTCATCCGCAGCGCGGTGCTCAGCATGCGCGGTGACGACTACCTCTCCGCCGCCCGGCTGCTCGGCGTCGGGCCGGTACGCGCGCTGCGCCGCGACGTGCTGCCCAACAGCACCGGCCCGGCGATCGTGCTGGCCACCCTGGAACTCGGCAACGCGGTGCTGCTGCTCGCCGCGCTCTCCTTCCTCGGCCTGGGTCCCCGCCCACCGGCCGCCGAGTGGGGCTCGATGGTCGCCCTCGGCTCCCAGGACCTGTCGATGTGGTGGGTCAGCGTCTTCCCCGGCCTGGCCATCCTCACCGTCGTGATGGCGTTCAACGTGCTCGGTGACGCGCTGCGTGACCGGCTCGACCCCCGCTACGCGAAGGGACGCTGA
- a CDS encoding ABC transporter ATP-binding protein has product MAPLLDVDSLAVTLPGPRGPLPILHDVSLTVHEGELVGIAGESGCGKSLTAQTLLGLLPPGAEVTGSARFAGTDLLGLDNRGWQRIRGAGIAMVFQDPTAALHPMLTIGRQLTEHMRVHLRMDRRAANRRAVELLDQVRIPDPEQALRSYPHQFSGGMRQRAAIAIALAARPRLLIADEPTTALDVTVQAGILTLLDQLRAETGLAVAFITHDLGVLSALTTRGYVFYAGRVVETGPTGALLTAPTHPYTAALLGARPHGTQAVGTLRPIPGGPPAPGRRRRAARSNPAAGTPNRPAAPPRRRWPRPGPTGRWPAWSARTWRWRPDDGSAANLGRRGRVPLPGTRPGARGRRGQPGGRGRTDRRPGRRVGLRQVVAGPGRGRADRAERR; this is encoded by the coding sequence ATGGCACCGCTGCTCGACGTGGACTCCCTCGCCGTCACCCTGCCCGGCCCGCGCGGGCCGCTGCCGATCCTGCACGACGTGTCGCTCACCGTGCACGAGGGCGAACTGGTCGGCATCGCGGGGGAGAGCGGCTGCGGCAAGAGCCTCACCGCGCAGACCCTGCTCGGTCTGCTCCCGCCCGGGGCCGAGGTCACCGGATCGGCCCGGTTCGCCGGCACCGACCTGCTCGGCCTGGACAACCGGGGCTGGCAGCGGATTCGGGGCGCCGGCATCGCGATGGTCTTCCAGGACCCGACCGCCGCCCTGCACCCGATGCTCACCATCGGCCGTCAACTCACCGAGCACATGCGGGTGCACCTGCGGATGGATCGCCGGGCCGCGAACCGTCGGGCGGTGGAGCTGCTCGACCAGGTCCGCATCCCCGACCCGGAACAGGCCCTGCGCTCCTATCCGCACCAGTTCTCCGGCGGAATGCGCCAGCGCGCGGCCATCGCCATCGCGCTTGCCGCCCGGCCCCGGCTGCTGATCGCCGACGAACCCACCACCGCCCTCGACGTCACCGTGCAGGCCGGCATCCTCACCCTGCTCGACCAGTTGCGCGCCGAGACCGGGCTGGCCGTCGCGTTCATCACCCACGACCTCGGCGTGCTCAGCGCGTTGACCACCCGTGGTTACGTCTTCTACGCCGGACGGGTGGTGGAAACCGGTCCCACCGGGGCGCTGCTCACCGCACCCACCCATCCGTACACTGCCGCGCTGCTCGGTGCCCGCCCGCACGGCACCCAGGCGGTCGGCACGCTGCGGCCCATCCCCGGCGGCCCACCGGCGCCGGGGAGGCGCCGCCGGGCTGCCCGTTCCAACCCCGCTGCGGGTACGCCGAACCGTCCTGCGGCACCGCCCCGCCGCCGCTGGCCCCGGCCGGGGCCGACCGGTCGGTGGCCTGCGTGGTCCGCCCGCACCTGGAGGTGGCGACCCGATGACGGATCTGCTGCGAATCTCGGACGTCGAGGTCGAGTACCGCTCCCGGGGACGCGGCCGGGTGCGCGCGGTCGCCGGGGTCAGCCTGGCGGTCGGGGCCGGACAGATCGTCGGCCTGGTCGGCGAGTCGGGCTGCGGCAAGTCGTCGCTGGCCCGGGTCGCGGTCGGGCTGACCGCGCCGAGCGCCGGTGA
- a CDS encoding ABC transporter ATP-binding protein, producing MVGESGCGKSSLARVAVGLTAPSAGEVRYAGRPVTPLGWRRRPEPEIGLQMVFQNPYASLNPRRTIGAQLLDGVPATVTGSARLARVGELLDRVGMPAAAADRYPHQFSGGQRQRLAIARALAPEPRMIIADEPVTALDASSQAQVVNLLVGLVRDLDMGMLFISHDLALVHEIADRTAVMYLGRIVETAPTRELWRDPRHPYTRALIDAVPQIGPTPQLPATLAGEVPDPANAPTGCRFRPRCPHAFAPCGDQPPTVELGGRSAACWLNDPTVAPAAVPAH from the coding sequence CTGGTCGGCGAGTCGGGCTGCGGCAAGTCGTCGCTGGCCCGGGTCGCGGTCGGGCTGACCGCGCCGAGCGCCGGTGAGGTCCGCTACGCCGGCCGACCGGTCACCCCGCTGGGCTGGCGTCGCCGGCCGGAGCCGGAGATCGGCCTCCAGATGGTCTTTCAGAACCCGTACGCCTCGCTGAACCCCCGGCGCACCATCGGCGCGCAACTGCTCGACGGCGTACCGGCGACGGTGACCGGGTCGGCCCGCCTGGCGCGGGTAGGCGAACTGCTCGACCGGGTCGGCATGCCGGCCGCCGCCGCCGACCGGTACCCGCACCAGTTCTCCGGCGGTCAGCGGCAGCGGCTCGCCATCGCCCGCGCGCTCGCCCCGGAACCCCGCATGATCATCGCGGACGAGCCGGTGACCGCGCTGGACGCCTCCTCCCAGGCCCAGGTGGTCAACCTGCTGGTCGGGCTGGTCCGGGACCTCGACATGGGCATGCTGTTCATCTCGCACGACCTCGCCCTGGTGCACGAGATCGCCGACCGCACCGCCGTGATGTACCTCGGTCGCATCGTCGAGACCGCGCCCACCCGCGAGTTGTGGCGCGACCCGCGCCACCCGTACACCCGGGCGCTCATCGACGCGGTGCCGCAGATCGGTCCCACCCCGCAGCTGCCCGCCACCCTCGCCGGGGAGGTGCCCGACCCGGCCAACGCCCCGACCGGCTGCCGGTTCCGGCCGCGCTGCCCGCACGCCTTCGCCCCCTGCGGCGACCAGCCGCCCACCGTCGAACTCGGCGGACGCAGCGCCGCCTGCTGGCTCAACGACCCCACGGTGGCCCCGGCCGCCGTGCCCGCTCACTGA
- a CDS encoding amidohydrolase family protein, with product MHTATEQVLVNLALYDGVADHLQPDRGVWVGADGLIRAVGPVDDVLAEAGDVRVVDLGGDVVMPGLTNMHVHLSLGLPGHLADTVHRSNLAELVLLMADSARRTLHAGVTTARLVGEGRYADFALRKGIEAGAVDGPRIFTAGHALCCTGGHGWEADALEADGADGFRQLTRAQIRAGADLIKVCISGGIAGQYEAIDTPQLLDDEMAAVIRVAHDWGRKVTAHAGPADTVRRAVELGLDCVEHGYELTDEVTRLMAAKGVWYVPTIVVSRCEQFFRDSGVPGWLMERALGAGPRHWESLQHAIRNGVPIALGSDMPPHAGYDETTATVRELEFMVDAGMPVADALKAATIRPAEWLDQADRLGSVEVGKHADLLVLRDDPTRSVSALRTLHLVMKGGVVYRDDHGRVRAPR from the coding sequence ATGCACACCGCCACCGAACAGGTTCTGGTCAACCTCGCCCTCTACGACGGCGTCGCCGACCACCTCCAACCCGACCGGGGCGTCTGGGTCGGTGCCGACGGGCTGATCCGCGCCGTCGGCCCGGTCGACGACGTACTCGCCGAGGCCGGCGACGTCCGGGTGGTCGACCTCGGCGGTGACGTGGTCATGCCGGGCCTGACCAACATGCACGTGCACCTCTCCCTCGGCCTGCCCGGCCACCTCGCCGACACGGTGCACCGGTCCAACCTGGCCGAACTGGTGCTGCTGATGGCCGACTCCGCGCGGCGCACCCTGCACGCCGGGGTCACCACCGCCCGGCTGGTCGGCGAGGGCCGCTACGCCGACTTCGCGCTGCGCAAGGGCATCGAGGCCGGCGCGGTGGACGGACCCCGGATCTTCACCGCCGGGCACGCGCTCTGCTGCACCGGCGGCCACGGCTGGGAGGCCGACGCGCTGGAGGCCGACGGCGCGGACGGGTTCCGGCAGCTCACCCGGGCGCAGATCCGGGCCGGCGCCGACCTGATCAAGGTATGCATCTCCGGCGGCATCGCCGGCCAGTACGAGGCGATCGACACCCCGCAGCTGCTCGACGACGAGATGGCCGCCGTCATCCGGGTCGCCCACGACTGGGGACGCAAGGTCACCGCGCACGCCGGCCCGGCCGACACCGTACGCCGGGCGGTGGAACTGGGCCTGGACTGCGTCGAGCACGGCTACGAGCTGACCGACGAGGTCACCCGGCTGATGGCCGCCAAGGGCGTCTGGTACGTGCCGACAATCGTGGTCAGCCGCTGCGAGCAGTTCTTCCGCGACTCCGGCGTACCGGGCTGGCTGATGGAACGGGCCCTGGGCGCCGGGCCCCGGCACTGGGAGAGCCTCCAGCACGCCATCCGCAACGGCGTACCGATCGCCCTGGGCAGCGACATGCCGCCGCACGCCGGCTACGACGAGACCACCGCCACCGTCCGCGAGCTGGAGTTCATGGTGGACGCCGGCATGCCGGTCGCGGACGCCCTGAAGGCCGCCACCATCCGGCCCGCCGAATGGCTCGACCAGGCCGACCGGCTGGGCAGCGTCGAGGTCGGCAAGCACGCCGACCTG